In Nocardioides cavernae, a single genomic region encodes these proteins:
- a CDS encoding protein meaA, whose product MTETGVPDRPAKDRPWVMRTYAGHSTAEASNALYRTNLAKGQTGLSVAFDLPTQTGYDPDSPLSRGEVGKVGVPVPHLGEMRKLFHDIPLTGMNTSMTINATAMWLLAMYQVVAEEQNPDLSPHEVAHQLAGTTQNDIIKEYLSRGTYVFGPEASLRLIADMIAYTVHEIPTWNPINICSYHLQEAGATPVQELAYAMCTAIAVLDQVKGSGQVSDDDFEKVVGRISFFVNAGVRFVEETCKMRAFVQLWDEITRERYGVQDPKMRRFRYGVQVNSLGLTEAQPENNVQRIVLEMLGVTLSKDARARAVQLPAWNEALGLPRPWDQQWSLRFQQVLAFESDLLEYDDIFAGSHVIEVKVAELVEGAKAEIDRVQAMGGAIAAVESGYMKQNLVSAHAARRARIESGDEVIVGVNRFETTEPSPLTADLDSAIQAADPEAERAALASLEAWKAQRDETEVAAALAALAEAAKTDANLMKPTLVAARAGATTGEWAGTLREVFGEFRAPTGVSGAVGVAEAGAELTAVRDRVRATADELGGRLRVLVGKPGLDGHSNGAEQVAVRARDAGFEVIYQGIRLTPDQIVAAAVAEDVHLVGLSILSGSHMELVPDVLDGLAAAGLGDLPVIVGGIIPASDARALIERGVAAVYTPKDFGLTGIMGGFVDVIRAAHGLDDDR is encoded by the coding sequence ATGACCGAGACTGGTGTGCCGGACCGCCCCGCCAAGGACCGGCCCTGGGTGATGCGCACCTACGCCGGCCACTCCACGGCCGAGGCGTCCAACGCGCTCTACCGCACCAACCTGGCCAAGGGCCAGACCGGCCTCAGCGTCGCCTTCGACCTGCCGACGCAGACCGGCTACGACCCGGACAGCCCGCTGAGTCGCGGCGAGGTCGGCAAGGTCGGCGTACCGGTCCCGCACCTGGGCGAGATGCGCAAGCTCTTCCACGACATCCCGCTGACCGGGATGAACACCTCGATGACCATCAACGCGACGGCCATGTGGCTGCTCGCGATGTACCAGGTCGTGGCGGAGGAGCAGAACCCCGACCTCTCGCCCCACGAGGTCGCCCACCAGCTCGCCGGCACGACCCAGAACGACATCATCAAGGAGTACCTCTCCCGCGGGACGTACGTCTTCGGGCCCGAGGCCTCCCTGCGGCTGATCGCCGACATGATCGCCTACACGGTCCACGAGATCCCCACGTGGAACCCGATCAACATCTGCAGCTACCACCTGCAGGAGGCCGGCGCGACGCCCGTGCAGGAGCTCGCGTACGCAATGTGCACCGCGATCGCCGTGCTCGACCAGGTGAAGGGGTCCGGCCAGGTCTCCGACGACGACTTCGAGAAGGTCGTCGGCCGGATCTCGTTCTTCGTCAACGCGGGCGTCCGGTTCGTCGAGGAGACCTGCAAGATGCGGGCCTTCGTGCAGCTGTGGGACGAGATCACCCGAGAGCGCTACGGCGTGCAGGACCCGAAGATGCGCCGCTTCCGCTACGGCGTGCAGGTCAACTCGCTCGGCCTCACCGAAGCCCAGCCGGAGAACAACGTCCAGCGCATCGTGCTGGAGATGCTCGGGGTGACGCTGTCCAAGGACGCCCGCGCCCGGGCCGTGCAGCTGCCCGCCTGGAACGAGGCGCTCGGCCTGCCGAGGCCGTGGGACCAGCAGTGGTCGCTGCGCTTCCAGCAGGTGCTCGCGTTCGAGTCCGACCTGCTCGAGTACGACGACATCTTCGCCGGCAGCCACGTGATCGAGGTCAAGGTGGCCGAGCTGGTCGAGGGTGCCAAGGCCGAGATCGACCGCGTGCAGGCGATGGGCGGGGCGATCGCCGCCGTGGAGTCCGGCTACATGAAGCAGAACCTCGTCTCGGCGCACGCCGCCCGCCGGGCTCGCATCGAGTCCGGCGACGAGGTCATCGTCGGCGTCAACAGGTTCGAGACCACCGAGCCGTCCCCGCTGACCGCCGACCTCGACTCGGCCATCCAGGCCGCCGACCCCGAGGCCGAGCGAGCCGCCCTGGCCAGCCTCGAGGCGTGGAAGGCCCAGCGCGACGAGACCGAGGTCGCCGCGGCGCTAGCGGCGCTCGCCGAGGCCGCCAAGACCGACGCCAACCTGATGAAGCCGACCCTCGTCGCGGCCCGGGCGGGTGCGACGACGGGGGAGTGGGCCGGCACGCTGCGCGAGGTGTTCGGCGAGTTCCGGGCTCCCACCGGCGTCAGCGGCGCCGTCGGTGTCGCCGAGGCCGGCGCCGAGCTGACCGCCGTCCGTGACCGGGTGCGGGCGACCGCCGATGAGCTGGGCGGCCGGCTGCGGGTGCTGGTCGGCAAGCCGGGGCTCGACGGTCACTCCAACGGCGCCGAGCAGGTCGCCGTGCGTGCGCGCGACGCGGGGTTCGAGGTGATCTACCAGGGGATCCGGCTCACGCCCGACCAGATCGTCGCGGCGGCCGTGGCCGAGGACGTGCACCTCGTCGGGCTCTCGATCCTCTCCGGCTCCCACATGGAGCTGGTGCCCGACGTGCTCGACGGGCTCGCGGCCGCGGGGCTCGGCGACCTCCCGGTCATCGTGGGCGGCATCATCCCGGCCTCCGACGCCCGGGCACTGATCGAGCGCGGGGTGGCGGCGGTCTACACCCCCAAGGACTTCGGCCTGACCGGGATCATGGGTGGCTTCGTGGACGTGATCCGCGCGGCCCACGGGTTGGACGACGATAGGTAA
- a CDS encoding STAS domain-containing protein: MDIVSDIVADGHVIVLHGDFDVRSTWEVRNAIYECIDVHDDDVVIDMTDVSTIDATALRLLAVATRHAWLAGHHLTVRNPGPAVRRMAHLTRLAHAIEVERVAATA, from the coding sequence ATGGACATCGTCTCGGACATCGTCGCGGACGGGCACGTGATCGTGCTGCACGGGGACTTCGACGTGCGCAGCACGTGGGAGGTCCGCAACGCCATCTACGAGTGCATCGACGTCCACGACGACGACGTCGTCATCGACATGACCGACGTCTCCACGATCGACGCGACCGCCCTGCGCCTGCTCGCGGTGGCCACCCGCCACGCGTGGCTCGCCGGCCACCACCTGACCGTCCGCAACCCCGGCCCGGCCGTGCGCCGGATGGCGCACCTGACCCGGCTCGCCCATGCCATCGAGGTCGAGCGGGTGGCCGCGACCGCCTGA
- a CDS encoding cob(I)yrinic acid a,c-diamide adenosyltransferase → MVNLTRIYTRTGDAGRTRLGDMSETSKTDLRLEAYACVDEGNAHIGVALAHGGLEDDVVTVLTRVQNDLFDVGADFCTPVVADPAYPPLRIEQDYVDRLEAWCDHYNEALPTLRSFILNGGTTAAAHLHVARTVVRRAERAGWAAWAEHEDTMNVLAITYLNRLSDLLFILARHANRENGDVLWVPGGER, encoded by the coding sequence ATGGTCAACCTGACGCGCATCTACACCCGCACCGGCGATGCCGGCCGCACCCGGCTCGGCGACATGAGCGAGACCTCGAAGACCGACCTGCGCCTCGAGGCGTACGCCTGCGTCGACGAGGGCAACGCCCACATCGGCGTCGCCCTCGCCCACGGCGGTCTCGAGGACGACGTCGTCACGGTCCTCACCCGCGTGCAGAACGACCTGTTCGACGTCGGTGCCGACTTCTGCACCCCGGTCGTCGCGGACCCGGCGTACCCGCCGCTGCGGATCGAGCAGGACTACGTCGACCGGCTCGAGGCCTGGTGCGACCACTACAACGAGGCGCTGCCGACGCTGCGGTCGTTCATCCTCAACGGCGGGACGACCGCGGCCGCCCACCTCCACGTCGCGCGCACCGTCGTACGCCGTGCCGAGCGGGCCGGGTGGGCAGCGTGGGCCGAGCACGAGGACACCATGAACGTCCTCGCGATCACCTACCTCAACCGCCTCTCGGACCTGCTCTTCATCCTCGCCCGCCACGCCAACCGCGAGAACGGCGACGTCCTGTGGGTGCCGGGCGGCGAACGCTGA
- a CDS encoding sensor domain-containing diguanylate cyclase: MPTQSTALAPPPALATMTSFEDASRLVLDYLQAQVPMEFWTVSRVIDGRQVYLEVTPDNDFGLGAGDGPAWEDSLCHEMWVNGAPGVAPDISRVPAYASNRAARALSVASYVGIPVYNHDETLFGTICGIDPEARPDSFTELGPQLELLGHLLSVVRNLDGRAVSLARRLELTLQESETDPLTGLRNRRSWQRACQTEQTRHHRLGDHASIVMIDLDGLKQVNDRDGHAAGDAMLRRAAGVVRGSSRQTDLVARLGGDEFGVLCPQTTASQVAVYADRIRSELAAAGLSAGIGAATLERAGTITQTEAEADAAMYVDKRRRQAGRAQGVSLTP; this comes from the coding sequence GTGCCCACGCAGAGCACTGCCCTTGCGCCACCGCCCGCGCTCGCCACGATGACCAGCTTCGAGGACGCCTCGCGGCTGGTCCTCGACTACCTGCAGGCCCAGGTGCCGATGGAGTTCTGGACCGTGTCGCGCGTGATCGACGGCCGGCAGGTCTACCTCGAGGTCACGCCCGACAACGACTTCGGGCTGGGCGCAGGCGACGGGCCCGCCTGGGAGGACTCCCTCTGTCACGAGATGTGGGTCAACGGGGCTCCGGGCGTCGCCCCGGACATCTCGCGGGTCCCGGCCTACGCATCCAACCGTGCGGCGCGCGCCCTGTCGGTCGCGAGCTACGTCGGCATCCCGGTCTACAACCACGACGAGACGCTGTTCGGCACGATCTGCGGCATCGACCCCGAGGCGCGCCCCGACTCCTTCACCGAGCTCGGACCGCAGCTGGAGCTGCTCGGCCACCTGCTCAGCGTCGTCCGCAACCTCGACGGCCGCGCCGTGTCCCTGGCGCGTCGCCTCGAGCTCACGCTCCAGGAGTCGGAGACCGATCCGCTGACAGGGCTGCGCAACCGGCGCTCGTGGCAGCGCGCCTGCCAGACCGAGCAGACGCGCCACCACCGCCTCGGCGACCACGCGAGCATCGTGATGATCGACCTCGACGGCCTCAAGCAGGTCAACGACCGGGACGGTCACGCCGCCGGCGACGCCATGCTCCGCCGGGCCGCCGGGGTCGTGCGCGGGTCCTCCCGCCAGACCGACCTGGTGGCGAGGCTCGGCGGTGACGAGTTCGGTGTCCTGTGCCCCCAGACGACGGCGTCGCAGGTGGCCGTCTACGCCGACCGGATCCGCTCCGAGCTGGCCGCGGCGGGGCTGTCGGCCGGCATCGGCGCCGCCACGCTGGAGCGCGCGGGGACCATCACCCAGACCGAGGCCGAGGCAGACGCCGCGATGTACGTCGACAAGCGCCGACGCCAGGCCGGTCGGGCCCAGGGCGTGTCCCTCACGCCCTAG
- a CDS encoding MFS transporter yields the protein MPTLTAARNAVGLTFFLNGLVFASWVSRIPEVRASFDLTNGQLGLVLLAIALGSVLALPTTGAAINAMGTVRIVRIGAGAATLGMVAAAIGLGDALPLTVAGLFVYGLGIGVWDVAMNVEGAEVERGLRRTIMPRFHAGFSGGTVVGALLGVLLIELGVPALVHLVGIVLIAIVLVWRTSPSFLPVPERHEESATSAARAWLEPRTLLIGVMVLALAMTEGTANDWLAVALVDGHDVSHAVGVAGFAVFVLAMTAGRFAGTGLIDRFGRVAVLWGTMALAGAGVLLIVLAEQPALVVVGIVLWGVGASLGFPVGMSAAADDPVRAASRVSVVSTIGYAAFLAGPPLLGFVGDEVGTLKALLVVAVLLMPAALVVPAAREQRGVRSGQPVG from the coding sequence GTGCCCACCCTGACCGCCGCACGCAACGCCGTGGGGCTGACGTTCTTCCTCAACGGGCTGGTGTTCGCCAGCTGGGTCTCCCGCATCCCCGAGGTGCGCGCCAGCTTCGACCTCACCAACGGGCAGCTCGGCCTCGTGCTGCTCGCCATCGCGCTGGGATCGGTGCTGGCACTGCCGACGACCGGCGCCGCCATCAACGCCATGGGCACCGTGCGCATCGTCCGGATCGGTGCCGGCGCGGCGACCCTCGGGATGGTGGCCGCTGCGATCGGCCTGGGTGACGCGCTGCCGCTGACGGTCGCGGGACTCTTCGTCTACGGGCTCGGCATCGGCGTCTGGGACGTGGCGATGAACGTCGAGGGCGCCGAGGTCGAGCGCGGCCTGCGACGCACGATCATGCCGCGCTTCCACGCCGGCTTCAGCGGGGGCACGGTGGTCGGCGCCCTGCTCGGGGTGCTGCTGATCGAGCTCGGCGTGCCGGCCCTGGTCCACCTCGTGGGGATCGTCCTGATCGCCATCGTGCTGGTGTGGCGCACGTCCCCGTCGTTCCTGCCCGTGCCGGAGCGGCACGAGGAGAGCGCCACCTCGGCCGCGCGCGCCTGGCTCGAGCCGCGGACCCTCCTGATCGGCGTCATGGTGCTGGCGCTGGCGATGACCGAGGGCACGGCCAACGACTGGCTGGCCGTCGCGTTGGTCGACGGTCACGACGTCTCCCACGCCGTGGGCGTGGCCGGCTTCGCCGTCTTCGTGCTGGCGATGACCGCGGGCCGCTTCGCCGGGACCGGCCTGATCGACCGGTTCGGCCGCGTGGCCGTGCTGTGGGGCACGATGGCACTCGCCGGCGCCGGCGTCCTGCTGATCGTCCTCGCCGAGCAGCCGGCGCTCGTCGTGGTCGGCATCGTGCTCTGGGGGGTGGGCGCCTCGCTCGGCTTCCCGGTCGGCATGAGCGCCGCCGCCGACGACCCGGTCCGCGCCGCGTCGAGGGTCAGCGTCGTGTCGACCATCGGCTACGCGGCGTTCCTCGCCGGCCCGCCGCTCCTCGGCTTTGTCGGCGACGAGGTGGGCACGCTCAAGGCGCTGCTGGTCGTCGCCGTGCTCCTCATGCCCGCGGCGCTGGTCGTGCCGGCGGCCCGCGAGCAGCGCGGGGTCCGGTCCGGCCAGCCGGTCGGCTAG
- a CDS encoding LacI family DNA-binding transcriptional regulator, producing MAAAAGVSLSTASLAFSGNKPVSGETRDRVLAAAGALGYAGPNPLARNLRRGRSGVVGVAVGRLSTAFRDPAALPMLDAVSEVLDAAGLGLLLMPDGDEHAGLPLDAVIYDICGCETWGPYDDLVARGVPLVVVEGPAWTGATYVDVEHRRGAAEVARHLHDLGHRRVATLTLDPSHPQREREAGLRDVYPDAEVIGPCASDLEAAQLAVGAWWDRGGQATAVVCQSDVQAAGVVLEARRRGMAVPHDVSVAGFDGVATPWLDVELTTVVQPLAEKGRATARAVLSRIAGEVTEDVLLPVRMRVGGSTGTAPTV from the coding sequence GTGGCTGCCGCCGCGGGCGTGTCGCTCTCCACCGCCTCGCTCGCCTTCTCGGGCAACAAGCCGGTCTCCGGGGAGACGCGCGACCGGGTGCTGGCCGCTGCCGGCGCCCTGGGCTACGCCGGCCCCAACCCGCTGGCCCGCAACCTGCGCCGCGGTCGCAGTGGCGTGGTGGGCGTCGCCGTGGGTCGGCTCAGCACCGCTTTCCGCGACCCGGCAGCGCTGCCGATGCTCGATGCCGTCTCGGAGGTCCTCGACGCTGCGGGGCTCGGTCTGCTGCTGATGCCGGACGGCGACGAGCACGCAGGACTCCCCCTCGACGCGGTCATCTACGACATCTGCGGGTGCGAGACCTGGGGCCCGTACGACGACCTGGTGGCCCGCGGCGTGCCGCTGGTCGTCGTCGAGGGCCCGGCGTGGACGGGGGCGACCTACGTCGACGTCGAGCACCGTCGCGGTGCTGCCGAGGTCGCCCGGCACCTCCACGACCTGGGACACCGCCGGGTCGCGACCCTCACCCTCGACCCCTCGCACCCCCAGCGCGAGCGCGAGGCCGGGCTGCGGGACGTCTACCCGGACGCGGAGGTGATCGGGCCGTGCGCGAGCGACCTCGAGGCTGCGCAGCTCGCGGTCGGCGCGTGGTGGGACCGGGGCGGCCAGGCGACGGCCGTGGTCTGCCAGAGCGACGTCCAGGCCGCGGGGGTGGTGCTCGAGGCGCGACGGCGCGGCATGGCAGTCCCCCACGACGTCAGCGTCGCCGGGTTCGACGGGGTCGCGACGCCGTGGCTCGACGTCGAGCTGACGACCGTCGTGCAGCCGCTGGCCGAGAAGGGACGGGCGACCGCGCGGGCCGTGCTCTCGCGCATCGCCGGCGAGGTCACCGAGGACGTGCTGCTGCCGGTCCGGATGCGGGTGGGCGGCTCGACGGGGACGGCGCCGACGGTGTGA
- a CDS encoding DUF2550 domain-containing protein: MPVWEWALDIVGLCLLLALLYGIALIVRRRLLARHGGTFELSYRARTEHPGRGWLLGIGRYSGQSLEWFRIFSLSPRPKRVWARDLLDYAGRRAPAGAEEMSLYDGHVVAACHYDHEPLEIAMSEASLTGFQSWLESGPPGTDWNRR, translated from the coding sequence ATGCCGGTCTGGGAATGGGCGCTCGACATCGTCGGGCTCTGCCTGCTCCTCGCCCTGCTCTACGGCATCGCACTCATCGTCCGGCGCCGCCTCCTCGCGCGTCACGGCGGCACGTTCGAGCTGAGCTACCGTGCGCGCACCGAGCACCCGGGGCGCGGCTGGCTGCTGGGCATCGGCCGCTACTCCGGCCAGTCGCTGGAATGGTTCCGGATCTTCTCGCTGTCGCCGCGTCCGAAGCGGGTGTGGGCCCGTGACCTTCTGGACTACGCCGGTCGCCGTGCGCCGGCGGGCGCGGAGGAGATGTCGCTCTACGACGGCCACGTCGTGGCGGCCTGCCACTACGACCACGAGCCGCTGGAGATCGCGATGAGCGAGGCCTCCCTCACCGGCTTCCAGTCCTGGCTGGAGTCCGGTCCGCCCGGCACCGACTGGAACCGCCGCTAG
- a CDS encoding F0F1 ATP synthase subunit epsilon, which translates to MAESTDKVLQVELVAADRLVWSGQATMVIARTTEGDVGILPNHAPLLSSIIEGVVDVQTAEGETWIAAVDAGFLSVADNRVSILAERAEMSHEIDLEKAREELERCKQAGENDDEAQEKLRRAEARIRAVERAS; encoded by the coding sequence ATGGCCGAGTCCACCGACAAGGTCCTCCAGGTCGAGCTGGTCGCCGCCGACCGGCTCGTCTGGTCGGGACAGGCCACCATGGTCATCGCCCGCACCACCGAGGGCGACGTGGGCATCCTGCCCAACCACGCGCCGCTGCTGTCCTCGATCATCGAGGGCGTCGTGGACGTGCAGACCGCCGAGGGCGAGACCTGGATCGCGGCTGTCGACGCCGGCTTCCTGTCGGTGGCCGACAACCGCGTCTCGATCCTGGCCGAGCGGGCCGAGATGTCGCACGAGATCGACCTGGAGAAGGCGCGCGAGGAGCTCGAGCGCTGCAAGCAGGCCGGCGAGAACGACGACGAGGCGCAGGAGAAGCTGCGTCGCGCCGAAGCACGCATCCGCGCCGTGGAGCGGGCCTCCTGA
- the atpD gene encoding F0F1 ATP synthase subunit beta, giving the protein MTATVEETTTESKGGAVGRIARVIGPVVDIEFPTDSMPPIYNALTCEFELSGETKSIILEVAQHIGDGMVRAISMKPTDGLVRGGQVTDTGESITVPVGDATLGKVFNTTGDVLNLEEGETFEPAERWGIHRKAPAFDQLESKTQMFETGIKVIDLLTPYVQGGKIGLFGGAGVGKTVLIQEMIARVAKDHGGVSVFAGVGERTREGNDLIVEMEEAGVLGQTALVFGQMDEPPGTRLRVALSALTMAEYFRDVQKQDVLLFIDNIFRFTQAGSEVSTLLGRMPSAVGYQPNLADEMGQLQERITSTRGHSITSLQAIYVPADDYTDPAPATTFAHLDATTELSREIASLGIYPAVDPLTSTSRILDPQYIGEDHYRCAVRVKQILQRNKELQDIIAILGVDELSEEDKIIVSRARRIQRFLSQNTYVAKQFTGIEGSTVPVADTIEAFNKIADGEYDHVAEQAFFMCGGLDDVEQKWAEIQKSL; this is encoded by the coding sequence ATGACTGCCACTGTTGAAGAGACGACCACCGAGAGCAAGGGCGGCGCCGTCGGCCGCATTGCCCGGGTCATCGGCCCCGTCGTGGACATCGAGTTCCCGACCGACTCGATGCCCCCCATCTACAACGCCCTCACCTGCGAGTTCGAGCTGAGCGGCGAGACCAAGTCGATCATCCTCGAGGTCGCCCAGCACATCGGTGACGGCATGGTCCGCGCCATCTCCATGAAGCCGACCGACGGCCTCGTGCGAGGCGGCCAGGTCACCGACACCGGCGAGTCGATCACCGTCCCCGTGGGCGACGCGACGCTCGGCAAGGTGTTCAACACCACCGGTGACGTGCTCAACCTCGAGGAGGGCGAGACCTTCGAGCCCGCCGAGCGGTGGGGCATCCACCGCAAGGCGCCCGCCTTCGACCAGCTGGAGTCCAAGACCCAGATGTTCGAGACCGGCATCAAGGTCATCGACCTGCTCACCCCCTACGTGCAGGGCGGCAAGATCGGCCTGTTCGGTGGTGCCGGCGTCGGCAAGACCGTGCTCATCCAGGAGATGATCGCGCGTGTCGCCAAGGACCACGGTGGTGTGTCGGTGTTCGCCGGTGTCGGTGAGCGCACCCGCGAGGGCAACGACCTCATCGTCGAGATGGAGGAGGCCGGCGTCCTCGGCCAGACCGCCCTCGTCTTCGGCCAGATGGACGAGCCGCCGGGCACGCGCCTGCGCGTCGCTCTGTCGGCCCTGACGATGGCGGAGTACTTCCGCGACGTGCAGAAGCAGGACGTGCTGCTCTTCATCGACAACATCTTCCGCTTCACCCAGGCCGGGTCCGAGGTCTCCACGCTGCTCGGTCGCATGCCGTCCGCCGTGGGCTACCAGCCCAACCTGGCCGACGAGATGGGTCAGCTGCAGGAGCGCATCACCTCGACGCGTGGCCACTCGATCACCTCGCTGCAGGCGATCTACGTCCCCGCCGACGACTACACCGACCCGGCGCCGGCCACGACGTTCGCGCACCTCGACGCGACCACCGAGCTCTCCCGTGAGATCGCCTCGCTCGGCATCTACCCGGCCGTGGACCCGCTGACCTCGACCTCGCGCATCCTGGACCCGCAGTACATCGGCGAGGACCACTACCGCTGCGCGGTGCGGGTCAAGCAGATCCTGCAGCGCAACAAGGAGCTCCAGGACATCATCGCGATCCTCGGTGTCGACGAGCTCTCCGAGGAGGACAAGATCATCGTCTCCCGGGCCCGCCGCATCCAGCGCTTCCTGTCGCAGAACACCTACGTCGCCAAGCAGTTCACCGGCATCGAGGGTTCGACCGTCCCGGTGGCCGACACCATCGAGGCGTTCAACAAGATCGCCGACGGCGAGTACGACCACGTGGCCGAGCAGGCCTTCTTCATGTGCGGCGGTCTGGACGACGTCGAGCAGAAGTGGGCCGAGATCCAGAAGAGCCTCTGA
- a CDS encoding F0F1 ATP synthase subunit gamma, giving the protein MALSVREYRARIKSTESMKKITRAMELIAASRIIKAQQRAQAAAPYARELTRAVSAVATYSNVDHALTLEPEDPKKAAVLIVTSDRGLAGAYSSSVIKEAERLIEKLKGEGKDVDVYTSGRKGEAYFKFRQRAVAQAWTGFSDQPTYDVAAEIGATLIEAFLADADDSDTDVRAVDEVHVVYTRFRSMLSQEPTAVRLLPLEVVEGTEAPDKADLLPLYEFEPSPSEVLDSLLPRYVQSRIFFALLQAAASELAARQKAMKAATDNADELIKKYKRIANQARQAGITQEISEIVGGVNALADAQAGSE; this is encoded by the coding sequence ATGGCTCTCTCCGTACGCGAGTACCGCGCGCGGATCAAGTCGACGGAGTCGATGAAGAAGATCACGCGTGCCATGGAGCTCATCGCCGCGTCCCGGATCATCAAGGCGCAGCAGCGGGCCCAGGCGGCAGCGCCCTACGCCCGCGAGCTGACCCGTGCCGTGTCGGCCGTGGCGACGTACTCCAACGTCGACCACGCGCTGACCCTCGAGCCGGAGGACCCGAAGAAGGCTGCGGTCCTCATCGTCACCTCCGACCGCGGGCTCGCCGGCGCCTACTCCTCCAGCGTCATCAAGGAGGCTGAGCGTCTCATCGAGAAGCTCAAGGGCGAGGGCAAGGACGTCGACGTCTACACCAGTGGTCGCAAGGGCGAGGCCTACTTCAAGTTCCGCCAGCGCGCGGTCGCGCAGGCGTGGACGGGCTTCTCCGACCAGCCGACCTACGACGTCGCGGCCGAGATCGGCGCCACGCTGATCGAGGCCTTCCTCGCCGACGCCGACGACAGCGACACCGACGTCCGGGCCGTCGACGAGGTCCACGTGGTCTACACGCGGTTCCGCTCGATGCTCAGCCAGGAGCCGACCGCCGTACGCCTGCTGCCGCTGGAGGTCGTCGAGGGCACCGAGGCGCCCGACAAGGCCGACCTGCTGCCGCTCTACGAGTTCGAGCCGTCCCCCTCGGAGGTGCTCGACTCGCTGCTGCCGCGCTACGTCCAGAGCCGGATCTTCTTCGCCCTGCTGCAGGCTGCTGCTTCCGAGCTCGCCGCCCGACAGAAGGCCATGAAGGCCGCGACGGACAACGCCGACGAGCTCATCAAGAAGTACAAGCGCATCGCCAACCAGGCCCGCCAGGCTGGCATTACCCAAGAGATCAGCGAGATCGTCGGTGGCGTCAACGCCCTTGCCGACGCACAAGCCGGGAGTGAGTGA